The following proteins are co-located in the Pseudomonas sp. ATCC 13867 genome:
- a CDS encoding slipin family protein, whose translation MGFPFGLLVALILLLFLVLSALRILREYERGVVFQLGRFWKVKGPGLVLVIPVVQQMVRVDLRTVVLDVPPQDVISRDNVSVKVNAVVYFRVLDPQRAIIQVENFLAATSQLAQTTLRAVLGKHELDEMLAERERLNMDIQKVLDAQTDAWGIKVANVEIKHVDLNESMIRAIARQAEAERERRAKVIHAEGELQASEKLMQAAEMLSRQSGAMQLRYMQTLGSIAGDKNSTIVFPMPIELFQGLLEPGGKSAKPD comes from the coding sequence ATGGGCTTTCCCTTCGGACTCTTGGTGGCGCTGATCCTGCTGCTGTTCCTGGTGCTCAGCGCGTTGCGAATCCTGCGTGAGTACGAGCGCGGGGTGGTGTTCCAGCTCGGCCGCTTCTGGAAGGTGAAGGGGCCGGGGTTGGTGCTGGTGATCCCGGTGGTGCAGCAGATGGTCCGGGTCGACCTGCGTACCGTGGTACTCGACGTACCGCCGCAGGACGTGATCTCCCGCGACAACGTCTCGGTGAAGGTCAACGCGGTGGTGTACTTTCGCGTGCTCGATCCGCAGAGGGCGATCATCCAGGTGGAGAACTTCCTCGCCGCGACCAGCCAGTTGGCGCAGACCACCCTGCGCGCGGTGCTGGGCAAGCACGAGCTGGACGAGATGCTGGCCGAGCGCGAGCGGCTCAACATGGATATCCAGAAGGTCCTCGATGCGCAGACCGATGCCTGGGGCATCAAGGTGGCCAACGTCGAGATCAAGCACGTCGACCTCAACGAGTCGATGATCCGCGCCATCGCGCGCCAGGCCGAGGCGGAGCGGGAGCGGCGGGCCAAGGTCATCCATGCCGAGGGCGAGCTGCAGGCTTCCGAGAAGCTGATGCAGGCCGCCGAGATGCTCAGCCGCCAGTCCGGGGCCATGCAGTTGCGCTACATGCAGACGCTGGGCTCGATCGCCGGCGACAAGAACTCCACCATCGTCTTCCCCATGCCCATCGAACTGTTCCAGGGGTTGCTGGAGCCCGGCGGCAAGTCCGCCAAGCCTGACTGA
- a CDS encoding phosphatase PAP2 family protein: MMNSTLLTAMTLAVTAGLVGCAGTPQMSWSRVGDSAQRAVVSPDVWAPVAGAAVIAAGNWDHKWQRSASDHDWLFGGDANQAADSMLNLATGLSVVSALVAAPKEADTEEKWSWRGRNLALLAADRYAVTGFVEEAKEWSGRERPDGIPDDSFPSKHTAVTAVHTSFTRRNLDYIDMDPTLRYTAKAGLYTLDGLTALARVEGDKHYPTDVLVGMAVGNFFANFTYNLFLEGPERDRYNLTVIPETGGGMSLRAAMLF; this comes from the coding sequence ATGATGAACTCTACCCTGCTGACGGCCATGACCCTGGCCGTTACCGCTGGCCTGGTCGGTTGCGCGGGCACGCCTCAGATGAGCTGGTCGCGCGTGGGCGACTCCGCGCAGCGCGCGGTGGTCAGCCCGGACGTCTGGGCCCCGGTGGCCGGCGCGGCGGTGATCGCCGCCGGCAACTGGGACCACAAGTGGCAGCGCTCAGCGAGCGACCACGACTGGTTGTTCGGCGGCGATGCCAACCAGGCCGCCGACAGTATGCTCAACCTCGCCACCGGCCTGAGCGTGGTCAGCGCACTGGTCGCCGCGCCCAAGGAGGCGGATACCGAGGAGAAATGGAGCTGGCGCGGGCGCAACCTGGCGCTGCTGGCGGCGGACCGCTACGCCGTGACCGGATTCGTCGAGGAGGCCAAGGAGTGGTCCGGGCGCGAGCGGCCCGATGGGATTCCCGACGATTCCTTCCCGTCCAAGCACACCGCCGTCACCGCCGTGCACACCAGCTTCACCCGGCGCAACCTGGACTACATCGACATGGATCCGACCCTGCGCTACACCGCCAAGGCCGGGCTCTACACCCTCGACGGACTGACTGCGCTGGCGCGGGTCGAGGGCGACAAGCACTATCCCACGGACGTGCTGGTGGGCATGGCGGTGGGTAACTTCTTCGCCAATTTCACCTACAACCTGTTCCTCGAAGGGCCCGAGCGCGACCGTTACAACCTCACGGTGATCCCCGAGACCGGCGGCGGCATGAGCCTGCGCGCGGCTATGCTGTTCTGA
- a CDS encoding substrate-binding periplasmic protein, with the protein MPLRLLLLLLCLVSAAPRADDVLRVAADRWPPYADIRLPDGGVAVHLVRAALQRAGYASEYVEVPWPRVLHGVRGGEYDLVVDAWYSPEREAFGVFSESYLSNRVRLLKRRGSPITFAHLADLYPYRIAVVRGYSYSPEFDSDPKLRRVPVLSFANAALMLQAGRVDLTLEDEITARHQFAGELAAVRGELEFLPVPLAEKGLHILVSLRNPKHAQIVAAFNEAIRAMRADGSYDALMREHGL; encoded by the coding sequence ATGCCGCTGCGCCTGCTGCTGTTGCTGTTGTGTCTCGTCAGTGCCGCGCCGCGCGCCGATGATGTGCTGCGCGTTGCCGCCGACCGCTGGCCGCCCTATGCGGACATCCGGCTACCCGACGGCGGCGTGGCGGTGCATCTGGTGCGCGCGGCCCTGCAGCGTGCCGGCTACGCCAGCGAGTACGTCGAGGTGCCCTGGCCGCGCGTGCTGCATGGCGTGCGCGGCGGCGAGTACGACCTGGTGGTGGATGCCTGGTACAGCCCGGAGCGGGAGGCATTCGGCGTCTTCTCCGAGTCCTACCTGAGCAACCGCGTGCGCCTGCTCAAGCGACGCGGCTCGCCGATCACCTTCGCCCACCTCGCCGACCTGTACCCTTACCGGATCGCCGTGGTGCGGGGCTACAGCTATTCCCCCGAGTTCGACAGCGACCCGAAATTGCGGCGGGTGCCGGTGCTCAGCTTCGCCAACGCCGCGCTGATGTTGCAGGCGGGGCGGGTGGACCTGACGCTGGAGGACGAGATCACCGCTCGCCACCAGTTCGCCGGGGAACTGGCGGCGGTCAGGGGCGAGCTGGAGTTCCTGCCGGTACCGCTGGCGGAAAAGGGGCTGCACATCCTGGTCAGCCTGCGCAATCCGAAGCACGCGCAGATCGTCGCGGCGTTCAACGAGGCCATTCGCGCGATGCGGGCGGATGGCAGTTATGACGCGTTGATGCGGGAGCATGGGTTGTAA